The stretch of DNA GGACGGTGGCGCTGAGCAACTGTTCCGGCTCCGTCGTCCGCGTGCCGGACTCGCAGCCCGGCGACCCCGCGCTCGTGATGTCCAACGGTCACTGCCTGGAGAGCGGTTTCCCGGCGCCCGGTGAGGTCCTCGTCGACAAGCCGTCGTCGCGCAGCTTCACCCTCCTGGACGCCGGCGGCGGTGACGCCGGCACGGTCAAGGCGAGCAAGATCGCTTACGGGACGATGACGGACACCGACCTCTCGCTCTACGAACTCACCAGCACCTACAGCGAGATCGAGAGCAAGTTCGGCATCAAGGCGCTGGAACTGAACGCGGCGCGTCCCGAGCAGGGGCGGGCGATCACCGTCGCCTCCGGCTACTGGAAGAAGATGTACAAGTGCAGCATCGACGGGTTCGCGTACCGCCTCAAGGAGGGGAACTGGACCTGGAAGGACTCGGTCCGCTACACCCCCGACTGCCAGACGATCGGCGGCACTTCGGGCTCGCCGGTGATCGATGACGCGACCGGCAAGGTCGTCGCCGTCAACAACACCGGCAACGAGAGCGGCGAGGAGTGCACGGACAACAATCCGTGCGAGGTCGACGAGAACGGCAAGGTGACGGTCCGCGAGGGCATCAACTACGCCCAGCAGACGTACGGCGTCGTGCCGTGCGTGGCACCCGGCAACAAGATCGACCTGAGCCGCGAGGGTTGCGAGCTCCCCAAGCCGTAAGGGTCAGGCCCGCGGCGGGACTGGCCCTTCCCGGACCGGTCCCGCCGTTCTTCATGCCGACCCACCCTCTCTTCATGCCGACCCTCTCTTCATGCCGACCCGTCGAAATGCAAGAGTTCTCACCCCTTGTCCCTAATCCAGGCCCCCCGAAGAATGCCCATGACAACCACACAGGGCACAGCTACACGTAGCTACAAGGGGGGCTCCACACATGAAGAAGGCTCTCGCGGGCGGGTTACTCGCCCTCACCCTCGTAGGGTTCGGCTCCGCGCCGGCGATCGCGGCTCCGGACAGCGCATCGTCGAAGAAAGCGGGGGAGGCCGCCAAGGCCAAGGCGGTCGACTTCGCGGGCACGGTGGCGCTGAGCAACTGTTCGGGCTCCGTCGTCCGCATGCCCCAGTCGAAGGCGGACGACCCCGCGCTCGTCCTCTCCAACGGCCACTGTCTGGAGAGCGGCTTCCCGGCGGCGGGCGAGGTCATCGTCGACCAGCCGTCCACCCGCACCTTCAAGCTCCTGGATGCCACGGGCGCGGAGAAGGCGACGCTCAAGGCGAGCAAGATCTCGTACGCGACGATGACCGACACCGACATCTCGCTGTACCAACTCACCACCAGCTACGCCGACATCAAGAAGAAGTACGGCATCAAGGCGCTGGAGATCGAGGACGACCACCCGGTCAAGGGGCGAGCCATCACCGTCGTCTCCGGGTACTGGAAAGAGACGTACACCTGCAAGATCGACGGGTTCGCGTACCGCCTCAAGGAGGGCGAGTGGACCTGGAAGGACTCCGTCCGCTACACCCCCGAGTGCCAGACCATCGGCGGCACGTCCGGCTCACCGGTGATCGACCACAAGACCGGCAAGGTCACCGCCGTCAACAACACGGGGAACGAGGACGGCGAGCGCTGCACCCTCAACAACCCCTGTGAGGTCGACCGGAACGGCAACGTGACGGTCCGCCACGGCATCAACTACGCGCAGCAGACGTACGGGATCGTGCCGTGCGTCGGCCACGACAGCAAGATCGACCTCGGCCGGAAGGGCTGCAAGCTGCCGCGTCCGGCGGCCGCCCAGAGGTAGCGGGTTCACCCCCACCCGGCGCACGTGGCCCCCATCCCTGTCACCGAGACGGGGATGGGGGCCGTCCGTCGTCAATCCTGGAAGGTCAGCCCTGGAAGGCCAGTCCTGGAGGTCAGTCTTGGAGGGACTCGCCGAACCGCGAGCCGGTCGCGAGGCCGAACTCGGCCGAGCTGAGGGACTTGGAACCGGAACCGGTGAGGCCGGACGACGTGCCCGGCAGGGTCCACAGGCCACCGCTGCGGTTGTTCTCGAAGGAGGCTGTCACCGCCAGGTCGCCCTTGCCGTTGTTGTCGTAGTCGGCGATCCGGACCCGTGCACCGAAGAGGTCCCCGGCCTCGGCGGCGCCCGGAACTCCGGCGGTGTCCTGGGAAACGCGCACGACCCCGGACTGCGAGACACCGGAGGCGGAACCGCGGAACACGGTCACGTCACCGGCGTTGTCCAGGTCGCCGAGCTGTTCGCCGTTGGCGCCGACCACCAGTTCGGCCTTGCCGTCGCCGGTGATGTCACCGATCGCCACCGAGGCTCCCCAGGTGTCGCCGTCCTCGTTGGCGCCGGGCACGCCGGTGCTGTTCTGGTGCAGGGCCACCGGGTCGCCGAAGCCCGTCTGGCTGCCGAGGCGGACGGTGACGTAGCCGGAGCCGTTGCTGGGGTCGTCGACGGAGAAGAAGTCGGGCCAGGTCAGGGACGTGGCCATGTCGTCGAAGCCGTCGCCGTTGATGTCGCCGAGAGCGACGGCGGTGTCTCCGTCGTCCACGCGCTGGATGCGGTTCGGGCGGCCCTCCTGGCCCGTGAAGATGTCAGTGCCCGGACGCCCGGTGCCCGCGTCGCCGGTCACCGCCAGGTCGTCCCTGCCGTCCCCGTTGACATCGCCCACGGCGGCCTCCGTGTACCGGAGCCCCGCGCCGGGGACCGCGAGGGTATACGCAGGCACTGGCTTGCTCGCCCGGTCGAAGCCGCCCTTGTACACGACGACCGCGCCCGGCTCGATCACCGCGAGGTCCGCGCCGCTGTCGCCGGTGAAGTCTCCCACCGCGACGTCGTAGCCGTGGGCCTGCCACTGCTGCGGATTCTCCACGGTGGTCGTGGTGCTGCTGGTGAACGGCTTGGTGCCGCCCCACAGGATGGTGACGCTGCCCTGGCCCTCATAGGCCTCCACGTCCTCGCCGTCGGCGCCCACGACGAGGTCCGCGTACCCGTCACCGTCGAGGTCGCCGCTGGCGATCGACATCCCGAAATGGTCACTGTCCTCGGGCGTACCCGGCACTCCCGCGGAGCTCTGAGTGAGAGAGGCCCTGCCGGTGGAGGCCAGACCGTCGGCCGTCCCGAAAGCCACGACCACCTCACCCGCGGCCGCCGCCCCGCCGACGGCCTTGTACGGCGCGCCGACCGCGATGTCCCGGTGCCCGTCGCCGTTGAAGTCGTCGGCGAGCTTGGCAGGAGCAGCGGCCGCCGAAGCCACTGGGCCGACGACGAGAAGACCGCCGGTCAGCGCGGTGACGGCCGCGGTGGCAACGACGGTGCGGAAAGGCAGGGGCATGAAGGTTCACTCCTTGGAGCTGTGCTGGACGGTGCCATAGACACTCCAGGGAGTCGAAGAGTTGTACGAGACGGGTGGGGGACTCGGTGGAAGACTCGTACGGCTTCTGAGCGCCGCCACTCGACGCCGTACCTCATGGGGCGGCAGCGCGGCGGGGCCCTTCTCAAGGCCGGTGCCGCCGCCTTGCCCCCTGGCAGCCCTTGCAGAGTCCGTCCGGCAACCTTTCGGGGAGGCCCGGCACGCCGCAGCCCGTGCACTCCACGAGGGCCTGCCGCCGTGCGGCGAGCTGCGGCGGCAGCTTGTGGCGCAGCCTGCGGCGGACGAAGGCGCCGGGGGAGTGCACCTGTTCCGGCAGCCCGGCGGTAAGGGCGCGCACCAGCGCCTCCGGCGCGGCCCCGCGAGCGAGCCACTGGGCGGCGGGCTCTTCGAGGGCGGCGCACTCGGCCGCCGAGAGCGTCAGCCGGTTGTTGGCTGGACGGTCTCAGCGACCACGACTTCAAGCGCGTGGATGAGACGGTCGGGACGCTGGCTGAGCTTGGACCAGGGTTGTGCGGGCCCTGGGCCGATCACCTCGAAGGGCCGGTCTGGGAATTGCGCCTCCGACTGCGGGATGTGGCACCTCGCGTGACGTATTGGATCACTCCGACGAGGACGGTCGTGCTCCTTACGGTGTTCCGCAAGACGAGACAGCACGAACAAGGCCACATCGAGCGGGCCGTGCGTGCCCAGAAGGTCTCCGAGAGCGAGCATCATGGACCGGTGACCGCGACGTATGAGAGGAAGGCGTGGTGGTCGGGCAGCACAGCCGCTGGACTCCGTCGGGCGTCGAGACGCAAGTTCCGGAGCGGATCGCCATCCGTGAGGCACTGGCTTTCGGCAAGGCTCTTTACGACCGCCGTACCGAACTCGGGTTGAGTTCGGCGCAGCTCGCCGAGCGCACCGGTATGGAGCAGGACGACATCGAGTGCATCGAAGAGGGCGGGACGGCCCCGACGCTGGAGCTGCTCAGGCTGCTTGCGGCCGCCCGGTGACGGTGGCCCGCTGCGGTGAGACGTTGCCCGCGCACTCGCCGCCGGAGGGGCCGGCGGGGACGAGGGGACACCATGACGAGGATGCTCGGGCCTGGCCCGGGGCTTTGCTGGGCCTGTGGCTTTGCTTGGTGCCGGGGCCGCCCGGTTGTCGTGAGGTTGGCGGTTCCGGGGCGGGAGTAAAGGGCGCTCCGCTGCGCTACGCGTCGGCTGCGCCGATGACCCTTCGGGCCACCCTTGACACCCGTCCCTCCACCGCGCGAGGGAAGACGACCGGACGGCCCGAGGGGCGGGACTCTCGACCACTGCCGTC from Streptomyces sp. BA2 encodes:
- a CDS encoding FG-GAP-like repeat-containing protein, yielding MPLPFRTVVATAAVTALTGGLLVVGPVASAAAAPAKLADDFNGDGHRDIAVGAPYKAVGGAAAAGEVVVAFGTADGLASTGRASLTQSSAGVPGTPEDSDHFGMSIASGDLDGDGYADLVVGADGEDVEAYEGQGSVTILWGGTKPFTSSTTTTVENPQQWQAHGYDVAVGDFTGDSGADLAVIEPGAVVVYKGGFDRASKPVPAYTLAVPGAGLRYTEAAVGDVNGDGRDDLAVTGDAGTGRPGTDIFTGQEGRPNRIQRVDDGDTAVALGDINGDGFDDMATSLTWPDFFSVDDPSNGSGYVTVRLGSQTGFGDPVALHQNSTGVPGANEDGDTWGASVAIGDITGDGKAELVVGANGEQLGDLDNAGDVTVFRGSASGVSQSGVVRVSQDTAGVPGAAEAGDLFGARVRIADYDNNGKGDLAVTASFENNRSGGLWTLPGTSSGLTGSGSKSLSSAEFGLATGSRFGESLQD
- a CDS encoding type II toxin-antitoxin system RelE/ParE family toxin encodes the protein MDETVGTLAELGPGLCGPWADHLEGPVWELRLRLRDVAPRVTYWITPTRTVVLLTVFRKTRQHEQGHIERAVRAQKVSESEHHGPVTATYERKAWWSGSTAAGLRRASRRKFRSGSPSVRHWLSARLFTTAVPNSG
- a CDS encoding trypsin-like serine peptidase: MNKPLVGACFAVLLLGATAAPAAAVSDERPVKAKAVDFAGTVALSNCSGSVVRVPDSQPGDPALVMSNGHCLESGFPAPGEVLVDKPSSRSFTLLDAGGGDAGTVKASKIAYGTMTDTDLSLYELTSTYSEIESKFGIKALELNAARPEQGRAITVASGYWKKMYKCSIDGFAYRLKEGNWTWKDSVRYTPDCQTIGGTSGSPVIDDATGKVVAVNNTGNESGEECTDNNPCEVDENGKVTVREGINYAQQTYGVVPCVAPGNKIDLSREGCELPKP
- a CDS encoding trypsin-like peptidase domain-containing protein; this encodes MKKALAGGLLALTLVGFGSAPAIAAPDSASSKKAGEAAKAKAVDFAGTVALSNCSGSVVRMPQSKADDPALVLSNGHCLESGFPAAGEVIVDQPSTRTFKLLDATGAEKATLKASKISYATMTDTDISLYQLTTSYADIKKKYGIKALEIEDDHPVKGRAITVVSGYWKETYTCKIDGFAYRLKEGEWTWKDSVRYTPECQTIGGTSGSPVIDHKTGKVTAVNNTGNEDGERCTLNNPCEVDRNGNVTVRHGINYAQQTYGIVPCVGHDSKIDLGRKGCKLPRPAAAQR
- a CDS encoding helix-turn-helix domain-containing protein — translated: MAFGKALYDRRTELGLSSAQLAERTGMEQDDIECIEEGGTAPTLELLRLLAAAR